One genomic window of Quercus lobata isolate SW786 chromosome 9, ValleyOak3.0 Primary Assembly, whole genome shotgun sequence includes the following:
- the LOC115962062 gene encoding uncharacterized protein LOC115962062: MGWKAFTAKDISCRKRVKLTDLDVNIPLSCRRNTSSTPLEGRQSPRSDDPKTSEFAFLKKLKENAGHKYQSHTLHKEENQSKKFKISDCSGGNPNGVKFSCKDFSSSILAENVTPSNFSSHLSPLGGASKKSEGNSPEAYSTSAGGQHGHGEIFSKKRHKLRKWVVETSYPHIEELCSKGYDFVSLLLSRLFLESNKNSGFKKSKSREVDIDTKSQFLTSLELYSQLKKLSHMPARNYMELDHVSHLDYGPSSCWLNRSPEGVLSNFYTPPIDASIACLEYEMRETDYEVGGRSPVLCTQCDSTYGFQSKRYGSLAYNHLKELDDLHYPKECLIKSGSNPLLLGWDFSRNTEERNSSNTCQNTELNLYSPSSSSLGDYHQHILDERIGAKELSESSFLSTNSPNVISFPWSYSANYNELDFGKQVEDKEDINADFNHSPLALTLAPDYLTLAEDHKNDTKCKDSSIFFSPHNLDIMSKVFGERYHHPGFEGVLLSSGLDFDLEWDCPSLSGSSRKHHPPVDCAFQSPRNEGTYSCFLLKDKSESFLDGSSHRGTLSQEITCEFDTALSIVICWGQVQSLLSSLKSCFLSPTLAQEATLATQSQRSPPLKLQ, translated from the exons ATATCAGCTGCAGGAAAAGAGTAAAGCTTACAGATCTTGATGTCAATATTCCCTTAAGTTGCAGAAGAAATACTTCTTCTACTCCTTTAGAAGGAAGACAGAGTCCGAGAT CCGATGACCCCAAAACTTCCGAATTtgcatttttaaagaaattgaaggaaaatgcAGGCCACAAATACCAATCCCATACATTACATAAAGAAGAAAACCAGTCAAAGAAGTTCAAAATTAGTGACTGTTCTGGAG GGAACCCAAACGGTGTCAAATTTAGCTGTAAGGACTTCAGTTCCTCAATACTTGCTGAAAATGTCACACCTAGTAACTTTAGCTCACACCTGTCACCTCTTGGTGGGGCATCAAAGAAATCAG AGGGAAATTCACCAGAAGCTTATTCAACCTCAGCAG GGGGCCAGCACGGGCATGGAGAAATCTTTTCTAAAAAGAGACATAAATTACGCAAATGGGTTGTAGAGACATCATATCCTCATATTGAAGAACTCTGTTCAAAGGG GTAtgattttgtttctttgcttcTCAGTCGCTTGTTCCTTGAGAGCAACAAAAACAGC GGCTTtaagaaatcaaaatcaagGGAAGTTGATATTGATACCAAATCTCAATTTCTCACTTCTTTGGAATTGTATAGTCAGCTCAAAAAATTAAGTCACATGCCTGCAAGGAACTATATGGAACTTGACCATGTTTCACACTTGGATTATGGTCCTTCATCTTGTTGGTTGAATAGATCACCAGAGGGGGTTCTCTCAAATTTTTACACTCCCCCAATCGATGCCAGTATAGCATGTCTCGAGTATGAAATGAGAGAAACCGATTATGAAGTAGGAGGAAGAAGTCCAGTTCTATGCACTCAGTGTGATTCCACTTATGGCTTTCAATCTAAAAGATATGGATCTCTTGCATATAATCATCTCAAAGAACTGGATGACTTGCATTATCCAAAAGAATGTTTGATTAAAAGTGGTTCAAATCCTCTTCTTCTAGGTTGGGACTTTAGCAGGAATACAGAGGAAAGAAACTCGTCTAATACTTGTCAAAATACAGAGCTGAATCTGTATTCACCTTCATCAAGTTCCTTGGGTGATTATCATCAGCACATTCTGGATGAAAGGATAGGTGCAAAAGAGTTAAGTGAATCATCCTTCCTGTCAACAAATTCTCCAAATGTTATTTCATTCCCATGGTCCTATTCAGCCAACTATAATGAACTTGATTTTGGAAAACAAGTTGAAGACAAGGAAGATATAAATGCTGACTTTAACCATTCTCCTCTAGCTCTAACACTTGCACCAGACTATCTTACTCTGGCTGAAGATCACAAGAATGACACTAAATGCAAAGATAGCAGCATCTTCTTTTCTCCTCATAATCTTGATATAATGAGCAAGGTTTTTGGTGAGAGATATCATCATCCTGGTTTTGAAGGTGTCCTCCTTTCCTCTggacttgattttgatttagaatGGGATTGCCCATCATTAAGTGGTTCCTCAAGGAAGCATCATCCACCTGTCGATTGTGCTTTTCAGTCTCCCAGAAATGAAGGAACATATTCATGCTTTTTACTCAAAGACAAGAGTGAAAGTTTCCTAGATGGTTCAAGTCATAGAGGAACCCTGAGTCA AGAGATTACTTGTGAATTTGACACTGCCTTGTCTATTGTCATATGTTGGGGGCAAGTTCAATCTCTCTTGTCATCTCTCAAAAGTTGTTTCTTGAGCCCCACCCTGGCACAAGAAGCTACACTTGCCACACAATCTCAAAGAAGTCCACCCCTTAAATTGCAGTGA
- the LOC115962060 gene encoding disease resistance protein TAO1-like: MSTQGASLLSSSSSSSRRWIYDVFLSFRGEDTRNSFTDHLYAALQRSGISTFRDNEKLERGKSIAPELLKAIEESRFAIVILSRNYASSTWCLDELTKIIQCMKEMEMTVLPIFYKVDPSNVRNQNGTFAQAFAEHEKRLKGNTEKVQTWRAALSEVANLSGWHSQDRPEAEVIEDIVKVIINKPNYTFFVATKGLVGISSRVEKLMSHLDIESNGVRIIGIWGTGGMGKTTIARVVYSMISDQFEACSFISNVRDVYKKYGILQLQQTLLEDLLILRDVKVKDVENGVFMIKDRLRHKKILLVLDDVNELDQLNKLVAEHDWLGPGSRVIITTRDVHLLIMHKVDDICETDGLSDDEAFRLFNSKAFDKEHPPEEYLELSQAFVDYANGLPLAIEVLGSSLYNRSTYEWKSELDRLKEFPKRKIINVLQISFDGLEETEKEIFLHIACFFNNKNQDTIIAILDCLKLYPEIGLRVLIDKSLIKFQDNQLWMHDLIEEMGRDIVRREWPTDQPGKHSRLWLYNDIDNVLRNNTGTEAIQGIVLPFLGTKGAHWNPESFSKMNRLKLLIIEDPYLMYDPKNLPNGLRYLNWCGYPSKSLPTSFQPDELIELHMCFSNIQHLWTGAKSWEMLKKLTVLNLKGCENLKSLPRKFEMKSLKILILSNCSKIKTIPEFGENMGRVKDLYLNGTAITKLPTSIGNLSGLVSLDVRDCKNLMSLPSTFFSLTGLKDLSLSGCSKLIENLGRGESIDGIGQMPSSNAMFETLKKIAFGGFQLLPFYPLSRSSESMGLLLSSLFGLSSLTYLDLSNCNLKEIPYDIACLFSLEDLILCGNNFSCLPESIAQLSNLKVLKVHNCTSLQSFPTLPLNIGYVEGYGCSSLETVPDLLRPNSSFEPILFLTNCNKLTGNQGFIDLFFAVIKKSPQGLSPNYQREKYDVVFPGSEVPEWFSHQCMGNEMNIMEPFSHLCNDWIGIAVCVAFCSLPCHQINYGPVRFRLRVNGKDMTFVGINGRYSPNYMVPLSDHIWLFYFPPQLIWEEHRKSLWECDANGFREIGIKIDNTDSGLVKKCGLRVVYKKDIEDLNGNVVQSSNNSIIPYEGLKESLNLWPMVNIMRSQVGTRNVVKS, encoded by the exons ATGAGTACTCAAGGAGCCTCACTAttgtcatcatcttcttcttcttcaagacGGTGGATATATGACGTTTTCCTTAGTTTTAGAGGCGAGGACACACGCAATAGTTTTACTGACCATCTATATGCTGCTTTGCAACGTTCGGGTATTTCTACCTTTAGAGACAATGAAAAACTTGAGAGAGGAAAATCTATTGCACCAGAACTCTtgaaagcaatagaagaatcGAGATTTGCTATTGTTATTCTCTCAAGAAATTATGCATCTTCGACATGGTGCTTGGATGAACTTACAAAGATCATTCAATGCATGAAAGAGATGGAAATGACTGTTCTACCTATATTTTATAAGGTGGACCCATCTAATGTACGAAATCAAAATGGAACTTTTGCACAAGCTTTTGCTGAGCATGAAAAACGTTTGAAGGGGAACACAGAGAAGGTGCAAACTTGGCGAGCCGCTTTGAGTGAAGTGGCCAATCTCTCCGGGTGGCATTCACAAGATAG GCCTGAGGCAGAAGTTATTGAAGACATTGTGAAAGTGATAATAAATAAACCGAATTATACATTCTTTGTAGCTACCAAGGGACTAGTAGGAATAAGTTCCAGAGTTGAGAAATTGATGTCACATTTAGATATAGAGTCAAATGGTGTTCGCATTATAGGAATTTGGGGAACAGGAGGAATGGGCAAAACAACTATAGCAAGAGTTGTTTACAGTATGATTTCCGATCAATTTGAAGCATGTAGTTTTATTTCTAATGTCAGGGATGTTTACAAAAAATATGGCATTCTTCAGTTACAACAAACACTTTTGGAAGATCTTTTGATTCTTAGAGATGTGAAGgtaaaagatgttgaaaatggAGTTTTCATGATTAAGGATAGGTTACGTCACAAAAagattcttcttgttcttgatgatgtaaATGAATTAGACCAGTTGAATAAATTAGTTGCGGAGCATGATTGGTTAGGTCCAGGTAGTAGAGTTATCATAACAACAAGAGATGTGCATTTGCTAATAATGCATAAAGTAGATGATATATGTGAGACTGATGGATTAAGTGATGATGAAGCTTTTCGTCTTTTTAATTCAAAAGCTTTTGACAAAGAGCATCCTCCTGAAGAATATCTAGAGTTGTCCCAAGCCTTTGTAGATTATGCTAATGGCCTTCCTTTAGCCATTGAGGTTTTGGGTTCCTCTCTGTATAATAGAAGTACGTATGAATGGAAAAGTGAATTAGATAGGCTTAAAGAATttcctaaaagaaaaattatcaatgtacttcaaataagttttgatggactagaagaaacagagaaggaaattttcttacatatagcatgtttctttaataataaaaatcaagatACTATTATAGCAATATTAGATTGTCTTAAGCTTTACCCTGAAATTGGATTAAGGGTTCTTATTGATAAATCTCTCATTAAGTTTCAAGACAATCAATTGTGGATGCATGATTTAATTGAAGAAATGGGTCGGGATATAGTCCGTAGAGAGTGGCCGACAGACCAACCTGGGAAGCATAGTAGATTGTGGTTGTATAATGATATTGACAATGTGTTGAGAAATAATACG GGAACAGAAGCAATTCAAGGCATCGTCTTACCGTTTCTAGGAACAAAAGGGGCACATTGGAATCCTGAATCATTTTCAAAGATGAATCGTCTAAAACTCCTCATAATTGAAGATCCTTACCTCATGTATGATCCCAAAAATCTTCCTAATGGCTTAAGATATCTTAATTGGTGTGGGTACCCTTCAAAATCTTTGCCAACAAGTTTCCAACCAGATGAGTTAATTGAACTTCACATGTGTTTTAGCAACATTCAACATCTTTGGACAGGAGCAAAG TCTTGGGAGATGTTGAAAAAGCTTACTGTTCTTAATTTAAAAGGTTGTGAAAATCTCAAAAGTCTTCCAAGAAAATTTGAGATGAAGTCTCTAAAGATCCTTATTCTTTCCAACTgctcaaaaattaaaacaattccAGAATTTGGGGAGAATATGGGACGTGTAAAAGATCTTTACTTAAATGGCACTGCTATTACAAAACTACCCACATCAATTGGGAATTTGAGTGGCCTTGTTTCATTGGATGTAAGGGATTGTAAAAATCTTATGTCTCTTCCCAGCACCTTTTTTAGTTTGACGGGGCTTAAAGATCTCAGTCTTTCCGGCTGCTCAAAACTAATAGAGAACTTGGGGCGTGGTGAAAGTATTGATGGGATCGGACAGATGCCTTCTTCTAATGCCATGTtcgaaactttaaaaaaaatagcttttggTGGATTTCAGCTTCTCCCTTTTTATCCACTGTCGAGAAGTTCCGAATCCATGGGCTTGCTATTGTCTTCTCTATTTGGTTTGTCTTCTTTGACCTATTTGGATTTAAGTAATTGCAATCTCAAGGAAATCCCCTATGATATTGCTTGCTTATTCTCTTTAGAAGATTTAATTCTATGTGGAAATAATTTTAGTTGCCTTCCGGAAAGCATCGCTCAACTATCTAATCTGAAAGTTTTGAAGGTGCATAATTGCACGAGTCTTCAATCCTTTCCAACGCTTCCTTTAAATATAGGTTATGTTGAAGGGTATGGTTGCTCCTCATTGGAAACGGTACCAGATCTGTTGAGACCAAATTCTTCATTTGAGCCAATACTCTTTCTTACAAATTGCAACAAACTGACTGGCAATCAAGGATTCATTGACTTGTTTTTTGCAGTTATAAAAAAGTCTcctcag GGACTCTCTCCAAACTATCAACGGGAAAAATATGATGTTGTTTTTCCTGGAAGTGAAGTGCCAGAGTGGTTTAGCCATCAATGTATGGGGAATGAAATGAATATAATGGAACCTTTTTCTCATTTGTGTAATGACTGGATTGGGATTGCTGTTTGCGTTGCATTTTGTTCTCTTCCATGCCACCAAATTAATTACGGTCCAGTTCGCTTCCGGTTGAGAGTCAATGGAAAAGATATGACTTTTGTCGGTATAAATGGAAGATATTCGCCAAATTATATGGTTCCTTTATCAGATCATATTTGGCTGTTTTATTTTCCTCCTCAACTCATCTGGGAGGAGCACAGAAAATCACTGTGGGAATGTGATGCAAATGGATTCCGCGAGATTGGAATTAAAATTGATAACACAGATTCAGGCTTGGTGAAGAAATGCGGGTTGCGTGTGGTATACAAGAAAGACATTGAAGATCTCAACGGTAATGTGGTTCAGAGTAGCAACAACAGCATCATTCCTTATGAGGGCTTGAAAGAGTCCCTGAATTTATGGCCCATGGTAAATATTATGAGGAGTCAAGTCGGTACAAGGAATGTGGTGAAGAGCTAA
- the LOC115962067 gene encoding uncharacterized protein LOC115962067 isoform X4 produces the protein MGWKAFTAKDISCRKRVKLTNLDVNIPLSCRRNASSTALEGRQSPRSDDPKTSEFAFFKKLKENAGHKYQSHTLHKEENQSKKFKISDCSGGNPNSVKFSCKDFSSSFLAENVTPSNFSSHLSPLGGASKKSEGNSPEASSTSAARDAGGMLC, from the exons ATGGGCTGGAAAGCTTTTACTGCCAAAg ATATCAGCTGCAGGAAAAGAGTAAAGCTTACAAATCTTGATGTTAATATTCCCTTAAGTTGCAGAAGAAATGCCTCTTCCACAGCTTTAGAAGGAAGACAGAGTCCGAGAT CTGATGATCCCAAAACTTCcgaatttgcattttttaagaaattgaaggaaaatgcAGGCCACAAATACCAATCCCATACATTGCATAAAGAAGAAAACCAGTCAAAGAAGTTCAAAATTAGTGACTGTTCTGGAG GAAACCCAAACAGTGTCAAATTTAGCTGTAAGGACTTCAGTTCCTCATTTCTTGCTGAAAACGTCACACCTAGTAACTTTAGCTCACACCTGTCACCTCTTGGTGGGGCATCAAAGAAATCAG AGGGAAATTCACCAGAAGCTTCTTCAACCTCAGCAG CTAGAGATGCTGGTGGAATGCTTTGCTGA
- the LOC115962067 gene encoding uncharacterized protein LOC115962067 isoform X5 has product MGWKAFTAKDISCRKRVKLTNLDVNIPLSCRRNASSTALEGRQSPRSDDPKTSEFAFFKKLKENAGHKYQSHTLHKEENQSKKFKISDCSGGNPNSVKFSCKDFSSSFLAENVTPSNFSSHLSPLGGASKKSARDAGGMLC; this is encoded by the exons ATGGGCTGGAAAGCTTTTACTGCCAAAg ATATCAGCTGCAGGAAAAGAGTAAAGCTTACAAATCTTGATGTTAATATTCCCTTAAGTTGCAGAAGAAATGCCTCTTCCACAGCTTTAGAAGGAAGACAGAGTCCGAGAT CTGATGATCCCAAAACTTCcgaatttgcattttttaagaaattgaaggaaaatgcAGGCCACAAATACCAATCCCATACATTGCATAAAGAAGAAAACCAGTCAAAGAAGTTCAAAATTAGTGACTGTTCTGGAG GAAACCCAAACAGTGTCAAATTTAGCTGTAAGGACTTCAGTTCCTCATTTCTTGCTGAAAACGTCACACCTAGTAACTTTAGCTCACACCTGTCACCTCTTGGTGGGGCATCAAAGAAATCAG CTAGAGATGCTGGTGGAATGCTTTGCTGA
- the LOC115962067 gene encoding uncharacterized protein LOC115962067 isoform X3: MLASLYLYGGQHGHGEIFSKKRRKLRKWVVETSYPHIEELCSKGVLKNQNQGKLILIPNLNFSLLWNCKKLSHMPARNYVELDHVSHLDDGPSSCWLNRSPEGVLSNFYTPPIDASIACLEYEMRETDYEVGGRSPVLCIQCDSTYGFQSKRYGSLAYNHLKELDDLHYPKKCLIKSGSNPLLLGWDFGRNTGERNSSNTCQNTELNLYSPSSSSLGDYHQHILDERIGAIELSESSFLSTNSPNVISFPWSYSANYNELDFGKQVEDKEDINADFNHFPLALTLAPDYLTLAEDHKNDTKCKDSSIFYSPHNLDIMSKVFGERYHHPGFEGVLLSSGLDFDLEWDCPSLSGSSRKHHPPVNCAFQSPRNEGTYSCFLLKDKSESFLDGSSHRGTLSHVSDIVNIQDLSSFFSKCR, from the exons ATGCTTGCAAGTCTTTATTTGTATGGAGGCCAGCACGGGCATGGAGAAATCTTTTCTAAAAAGAGACGTAAATTACGCAAATGGGTTGTGGAGACATCATATCCTCATATTGAAGAACTCTGTTCAAAGGG ggttttaaaaaatcaaaatcaagggAAGTTGATATTGATACCAAATCTCAATTTCTCACTTCTTTggaattgcaaaaaattaagtCATATGCCTGCAAGGAACTATGTGGAACTTGACCATGTTTCACACTTGGATGATGGTCCTTCATCTTGTTGGTTGAATAGATCACCAGAGGGGGTTCTCTCAAATTTTTACACTCCCCCAATCGATGCCAGTATAGCATGTCTCGAGTATGAAATGAGAGAAACCGATTATGAAGTAGGAGGAAGAAGTCCAGTTCTATGCATTCAGTGTGATTCCACTTATGGCTTTCAATCTAAAAGATATGGATCTCTTGCATATAATCATCTCAAAGAACTGGATGACTTgcattatccaaaaaaatgttTGATTAAAAGTGGGTCAAATCCTCTTCTTCTGGGTTGGGACTTTGGCAGGAATACAGGGGAAAGAAACTCGTCTAATACTTGTCAAAATACAGAGCTGAATCTGTATTCACCTTCATCAAGTTCCTTGGGTGATTATCATCAGCACATTCTGGATGAAAGGATAGGTGCAATAGAGTTAAGTGAATCATCCTTCCTGTCAACAAATTCTCCAAATGTTATTTCATTCCCATGGTCCTATTCAGCCAACTATAATGAACTTGATTTTGGAAAACAAGTTGAAGACAAGGAAGATATAAATGCTGACTTTAACCATTTTCCTCTAGCTCTAACACTTGCACCAGACTATCTTACTCTGGCTGAAGATCACAAGAATGACACTAAATGCAAAGATAGCAGCATCTTCTATTCTCCTCATAATCTTGATATAATGAGCAAGGTTTTTGGTGAGAGATATCATCATCCTGGTTTTGAAGGTGTCCTCCTCTCCTCTggacttgattttgatttagaatGGGATTGCCCATCTTTAAGTGGTTCCTCAAGGAAGCATCATCCACCTGTCAATTGTGCTTTTCAGTCTCCCAGAAATGAAGGAACATATTCATGCTTTTTACTCAAAGACAAGAGTGAAAGTTTCCTAGATGGTTCAAGTCATAGAGGAACCCTGAGTCATGTCAGTGATATTGTTAACATCCAAGACTTGTCATCATTTTTTTCCAAATGCCGCTAG
- the LOC115962067 gene encoding uncharacterized protein LOC115962067 isoform X1, giving the protein MEASTGMEKSFLKRDVNYANGLWRHHILILKNSVQRGMILFLCFSVACSLRATKTAVLKNQNQGKLILIPNLNFSLLWNCKKLSHMPARNYVELDHVSHLDDGPSSCWLNRSPEGVLSNFYTPPIDASIACLEYEMRETDYEVGGRSPVLCIQCDSTYGFQSKRYGSLAYNHLKELDDLHYPKKCLIKSGSNPLLLGWDFGRNTGERNSSNTCQNTELNLYSPSSSSLGDYHQHILDERIGAIELSESSFLSTNSPNVISFPWSYSANYNELDFGKQVEDKEDINADFNHFPLALTLAPDYLTLAEDHKNDTKCKDSSIFYSPHNLDIMSKVFGERYHHPGFEGVLLSSGLDFDLEWDCPSLSGSSRKHHPPVNCAFQSPRNEGTYSCFLLKDKSESFLDGSSHRGTLSHVSDIVNIQDLSSFFSKCR; this is encoded by the exons ATGGAGGCCAGCACGGGCATGGAGAAATCTTTTCTAAAAAGAGACGTAAATTACGCAAATGGGTTGTGGAGACATCATATCCTCATATTGAAGAACTCTGTTCAAAGGG GTAtgattttgtttctttgcttcTCAGTCGCCTGTTCCCTGAGAGCAACAAAAACAGC ggttttaaaaaatcaaaatcaagggAAGTTGATATTGATACCAAATCTCAATTTCTCACTTCTTTggaattgcaaaaaattaagtCATATGCCTGCAAGGAACTATGTGGAACTTGACCATGTTTCACACTTGGATGATGGTCCTTCATCTTGTTGGTTGAATAGATCACCAGAGGGGGTTCTCTCAAATTTTTACACTCCCCCAATCGATGCCAGTATAGCATGTCTCGAGTATGAAATGAGAGAAACCGATTATGAAGTAGGAGGAAGAAGTCCAGTTCTATGCATTCAGTGTGATTCCACTTATGGCTTTCAATCTAAAAGATATGGATCTCTTGCATATAATCATCTCAAAGAACTGGATGACTTgcattatccaaaaaaatgttTGATTAAAAGTGGGTCAAATCCTCTTCTTCTGGGTTGGGACTTTGGCAGGAATACAGGGGAAAGAAACTCGTCTAATACTTGTCAAAATACAGAGCTGAATCTGTATTCACCTTCATCAAGTTCCTTGGGTGATTATCATCAGCACATTCTGGATGAAAGGATAGGTGCAATAGAGTTAAGTGAATCATCCTTCCTGTCAACAAATTCTCCAAATGTTATTTCATTCCCATGGTCCTATTCAGCCAACTATAATGAACTTGATTTTGGAAAACAAGTTGAAGACAAGGAAGATATAAATGCTGACTTTAACCATTTTCCTCTAGCTCTAACACTTGCACCAGACTATCTTACTCTGGCTGAAGATCACAAGAATGACACTAAATGCAAAGATAGCAGCATCTTCTATTCTCCTCATAATCTTGATATAATGAGCAAGGTTTTTGGTGAGAGATATCATCATCCTGGTTTTGAAGGTGTCCTCCTCTCCTCTggacttgattttgatttagaatGGGATTGCCCATCTTTAAGTGGTTCCTCAAGGAAGCATCATCCACCTGTCAATTGTGCTTTTCAGTCTCCCAGAAATGAAGGAACATATTCATGCTTTTTACTCAAAGACAAGAGTGAAAGTTTCCTAGATGGTTCAAGTCATAGAGGAACCCTGAGTCATGTCAGTGATATTGTTAACATCCAAGACTTGTCATCATTTTTTTCCAAATGCCGCTAG
- the LOC115962067 gene encoding uncharacterized protein LOC115962067 isoform X2 — protein MEASTGMEKSFLKRDVNYANGLWRHHILILKNSVQRVACSLRATKTAVLKNQNQGKLILIPNLNFSLLWNCKKLSHMPARNYVELDHVSHLDDGPSSCWLNRSPEGVLSNFYTPPIDASIACLEYEMRETDYEVGGRSPVLCIQCDSTYGFQSKRYGSLAYNHLKELDDLHYPKKCLIKSGSNPLLLGWDFGRNTGERNSSNTCQNTELNLYSPSSSSLGDYHQHILDERIGAIELSESSFLSTNSPNVISFPWSYSANYNELDFGKQVEDKEDINADFNHFPLALTLAPDYLTLAEDHKNDTKCKDSSIFYSPHNLDIMSKVFGERYHHPGFEGVLLSSGLDFDLEWDCPSLSGSSRKHHPPVNCAFQSPRNEGTYSCFLLKDKSESFLDGSSHRGTLSHVSDIVNIQDLSSFFSKCR, from the exons ATGGAGGCCAGCACGGGCATGGAGAAATCTTTTCTAAAAAGAGACGTAAATTACGCAAATGGGTTGTGGAGACATCATATCCTCATATTGAAGAACTCTGTTCAAAGGG TCGCCTGTTCCCTGAGAGCAACAAAAACAGC ggttttaaaaaatcaaaatcaagggAAGTTGATATTGATACCAAATCTCAATTTCTCACTTCTTTggaattgcaaaaaattaagtCATATGCCTGCAAGGAACTATGTGGAACTTGACCATGTTTCACACTTGGATGATGGTCCTTCATCTTGTTGGTTGAATAGATCACCAGAGGGGGTTCTCTCAAATTTTTACACTCCCCCAATCGATGCCAGTATAGCATGTCTCGAGTATGAAATGAGAGAAACCGATTATGAAGTAGGAGGAAGAAGTCCAGTTCTATGCATTCAGTGTGATTCCACTTATGGCTTTCAATCTAAAAGATATGGATCTCTTGCATATAATCATCTCAAAGAACTGGATGACTTgcattatccaaaaaaatgttTGATTAAAAGTGGGTCAAATCCTCTTCTTCTGGGTTGGGACTTTGGCAGGAATACAGGGGAAAGAAACTCGTCTAATACTTGTCAAAATACAGAGCTGAATCTGTATTCACCTTCATCAAGTTCCTTGGGTGATTATCATCAGCACATTCTGGATGAAAGGATAGGTGCAATAGAGTTAAGTGAATCATCCTTCCTGTCAACAAATTCTCCAAATGTTATTTCATTCCCATGGTCCTATTCAGCCAACTATAATGAACTTGATTTTGGAAAACAAGTTGAAGACAAGGAAGATATAAATGCTGACTTTAACCATTTTCCTCTAGCTCTAACACTTGCACCAGACTATCTTACTCTGGCTGAAGATCACAAGAATGACACTAAATGCAAAGATAGCAGCATCTTCTATTCTCCTCATAATCTTGATATAATGAGCAAGGTTTTTGGTGAGAGATATCATCATCCTGGTTTTGAAGGTGTCCTCCTCTCCTCTggacttgattttgatttagaatGGGATTGCCCATCTTTAAGTGGTTCCTCAAGGAAGCATCATCCACCTGTCAATTGTGCTTTTCAGTCTCCCAGAAATGAAGGAACATATTCATGCTTTTTACTCAAAGACAAGAGTGAAAGTTTCCTAGATGGTTCAAGTCATAGAGGAACCCTGAGTCATGTCAGTGATATTGTTAACATCCAAGACTTGTCATCATTTTTTTCCAAATGCCGCTAG